A genomic stretch from Scheffersomyces stipitis CBS 6054 chromosome 6, complete sequence includes:
- a CDS encoding predicted protein: MKDSSRKIYPSGGTANVDTSFLEKISTILEKNDIPQLLSLIETSSLTKLLSNWSYFASINNHNQFIDLSVKLSKITSLFLQQSFSLVRPQIIEFYKDILNNHLKVIYRALNNSKPSLTNPNLRILTNIVQYDGSCAHEFLNTFDLTLNVLPNLLVPTKTELENKSTKEHLSIRYNFIRFWLTLASSVPHYHRNDLFANHHKIVNNLWKFLYIDSVATTKYVVEFLDSKILQEVNFKRASKCKILNENFMYKIQSVFAKLEQEKWYLDFVYRLATDSKLGLVYPHDSLFTSSTTGVPVHINNKTFKINNKLLYTLLTTLKPSESHAELAFVTKILEVNPELVAPYMNWMVQHGGGYLDPSLTSWWMAHTLLYSNILQLSINPTLFDNQHSSKVNVRLIQENVSLAPISKSSLVKCLESSNNPLIIQFALQLIMFTVQKLESFIEIMESNNQELLDLVFFNLPDLPTIIQVYNKFETGDSKLIKLTSSIIIQKYESLYPRQVNSGSSKLASAGISSIINQDISKCSGYDITLLHTYLSIQANQQQEQELKWWNKTNGSNSLFTSLVRLSSDGSIGDSKAKIYDLLEKLTQDKSLFNKELIVSPLYALINSFSSDIQVDDKVWNLLDEVVSRTVRTPYKYLDLSHSKYGDCSLFIVAVFEQFKFILMQADISLSTNWLFNFLQLMIVIGQSKKSILQLLQDFLLEDEAFAMFVEENDLMSLLEFRNFKQTSEDSFFNFTVGTPSKDLMSKLNSFEKRLPTSDLDFAALLTRVRLTIEETSGNYENLLIEIISKVGNYLLSTKSKHLLDYISSGHFWNPLLMNSVAENLSDTKFLFGGLFSEVLEQISDTVSLQLHELQKYLFDLFCNQESISVRNQIYISRFAWILSDAQLLQIVEGETSEIPVSNEHLVSVLAQECLNRKLRIAVGLFKRLCQCSLSSKTILIPQIVESGLVHFDDKELVNMLDDIIASKSDHYLLKSFSTSTGWQSQLVIQYLIEHSDVKNDYLQCFIAYSLTMSDWHPDDDQYQEFFKKVTPRALSVLQNGNFEQYIQWRELLCIFARGVDYIDPDAKNVLVDTIFKYVEANGYKNSFIAEFASLVFALAKSTVDINKQIGDWVHKSMLYITKKFAESSQLSFNFNNFLKEMQKVIIRLPDLSLSVWKLAPIAIMNTQLEVLFRHSQWIKEDSYVEYANIVIMTASKNIIDYEKLLQIFINNESSCLTGLPTAENARVRYLSALVLHNLFFFDSATNSTLVLLEKVMLLYLGSIQAADLLLKDILVKIESHISKSWMVKVANWDFVEEMTSNDIELVGEERLILKDKSDFVVSLNKNYVKNTILYRRDFATIPNTGNISAAAKWDKYVEFYNKVDVNVEGSFQSTVYDPEFLMMLIINNDELVSFQKTEETADVALVGAKLNIKRLIDSSLLQFIVVQLGNPQVRNISQILLAGVLKSLEQTENFKDKNIFKVYVANILNTVRKQESRLPSLNWYIYSSFVPILVNPGHILYEKVFRYVLSNPSLKRSDIPLYISIVTSKADDSDAENDESYYKQITWLLEKLIEGTGTKEDLDLIKFRSVVEWIMNLTNSPYITMKIKSMILKFLFVVQGIDQGSDMLITRFGILTNLEQLMANNVSAANELLEFQLKLNIDQLVVRFGISVGSSKRIKEWTGDDLPAYVKRVCSEPVISK; encoded by the coding sequence ATGAAAGATAGTTCTAGAAAGATCTACCCATCTGGAGGAACGGCCAATGTCGatacttcttttcttgagaaaATTTCCACGATCCTCGAGAAGAATGACATACCGCAACTCTTGTCTTTGATTGAGACTTCGTCTCTTACCAAATTATTGTCCAATTGGTCTTACTTTGCATCAATAAACAACCACAATCAGTTCATTGACTTGTCAGTCAAGTTGTCGAAAATTACCTccttgtttcttcaacaaagttTCAGTCTCGTCCGTCCGCAGATCATAGAGTTCTACAAGgatatcttgaacaaccaCTTGAAAGTGATCTACAGAGCCTTGAACAACAGCAAGCCCAGCTTAACCAACCCAAACTTGAGAATCCTTACCAACATTGTTCAGTATGATGGAAGCTGTGCACATGAGTTTTTAAACACTTTTGATTTGACCTTGAACGTTTTGCCCAATCTTTTGGTTCCAACCAAGAcagaattggaaaacaaATCTACAAAAGAACATTTGTCCATTAGATACAATTTCATACGATTCTGGCTCACATTGGCTTCGTCTGTTCCTCATTACCACCGTAATGACTTATTTGCCAACCATCACAAGATCGTCAACAATCTCTGGAAGTTCTTGTATATCGATTCTGTGGCTACTACGAAGTACGTGGTAGAATTTCTTGACTCCAAGATCTTACAAGAggtcaacttcaaaagaGCCTCAAAATGTAAGATCCTCAATGAAAACTTCATGTATAAGATTCAATCCGTTTTTGCTAAGTTGGAGCAAGAAAAATGGTACTTGGACTTTGTCTACAGATTAGCCACGGATTCTAAATTGGGTTTAGTGTATCCTCATGATTCATTATTTACATCTAGCACTACTGGTGTACCTGTCCATATCAATAACAAGACTTTTAAGATCAATAACAAGTTGCTTTACACCTTGTTGACCACTCTTAAGCCCAGCGAGTCCCATGCAGAATTGGCATTTGTCACAAAAATCCTTGAAGTCAATCCAGAACTTGTGGCTCCTTACATGAATTGGATGGTTCAACATGGCGGAGGCTATCTCGATCCTTCTTTGACCTCTTGGTGGATGGCCCACACCTTGTTGTACTCGaacattcttcaattgtcGATAAATCCTACCCTTTTTGATAACCAGCATTCCTCCAAGGTCAATGTAAGACTTATACAAGAAAATGTGTCGTTGGCTCCTATTAGTAAATCTTCTCTCGTTAAATGCTTAGAATCATCTAATAATCCATTGATCATACAATTCGCATTGCAGTTGATAATGTTCACTGttcaaaaacttgaatCCTTTATTGAGATCATGGAGCTGAATAATCAAGAATTGCTCGATTTGgtattcttcaacttgccTGATTTACCAACCATCATTCAAGTGTACAACAAATTCGAAACAGGTGACTCTAAATTGATCAAACTTACACTGTCAATAATCATTCAAAAGTACGAATCTTTATATCCCCGCCAGGTCAACTCCggttcttccaaattggCTAGTGCTGGTATAAGTAGTATTATTAACCAAGATATTTCCAAGTGCTCCGGTTATGATATTACTTTGTTGCATACATATCTTTCCATTCAGGCAAATCAACAGCAAGAACAGGAATTAAAATGGTGGAATAAGACGAATGGATCCAACTCACTCTTCACTTCTTTAGTACGTTTGTCCAGTGATGGGAGTATCGGTGATTCTAAGGCCAAAATTTATGACttacttgaaaaattaacTCAAGACAAGTCGcttttcaacaaggagTTGATTGTATCGCCTCTCTATGCACTTATAAATTCATTTTCTAGTGACATCCAAGTCGACGACAAGGTATGGAATTTATTGGATGAGGTAGTCTCACGTACCGTACGTACACCATACAAGTATCTTGATTTATCACACAGCAAATATGGTGACTGCAGCTTATTCATTGTTGCAGTTTTCGAACAATTCAAGTTCATATTAATGCAAGCAGATATATCTTTGAGTACTAACTggctcttcaacttcttgcaATTAATGATTGTTATTGGACAGTCGAAGAAATCTATCCTTCAATTATTGCAAGACTTCTTGttagaagatgaagcaTTTGCAatgtttgttgaagaaaatgactTGATGTCCTTACTAGAGTTCAGAAACTTCAAACAAACGTCTGAAGacagtttcttcaatttcaccGTTGGGACTCCGTCAAAGGATCTCATGTCCAAGCTCAATAGTTTTGAGAAAAGACTTCCTACTTCAGATCTTGATTTTGCCGCATTGCTTACAAGAGTAAGGTTGACAATCGAAGAAACGTCAGGAAACTACGAAAATTTGCTTATCGAAATAATCTCAAAGGTAGGGAACTACTTACTATCCACCAAGAGTAAGCACCTCCTTGATTATATCAGTTCTGGACACTTCTGGAACCCGTTGCTCATGAACAGCGTCGCCGAGAACTTATCAGATaccaaattcttgtttGGAGGATTGTTTAGTGAAGTGCTTGAACAGATTTCGGATACAGtttctttgcaattgcatGAATTACAGAAATATTTATTTGATTTGTTTTGCAACCAGGAATCTATTTCCGTCAGAAACCAAATTTATATTTCTAGATTTGCATGGATTCTCAGTGATGCACAACTTCTCCAGATAGTGGAAGGTGAAACATCCGAGATTCCGGTATCAAACGAACATTTAGTTTCTGTTTTAGCCCAAGAATGTTTGAACAGAAAACTTCGTATTGCTGTCGGACTCTTCAAACGTTTGTGTCAATGCTCGTTGTCGTCTAAAACAATTCTCATTCCCCAGATTGTGGAATCGGGCTTAGTGCATTTTGATGATAAGGAGTTGGTCAATATGTTGGATGACATCATAGCTTCAAAGTCTGACCATTACTTGCTTAAAAGTTTTTCCACTTCGACAGGTTGGCAATCACAATTAGTTATCCAATATTTGATTGAGCACTCTGATGTCAAAAATGATTACCTTCAGTGCTTCATTGCTTATTCCCTTACAATGTCAGACTGGCATCCAGATGACGATCAATATcaggaatttttcaagaaagtcaCACCTAGGGCACTTCTGGTCTTGCAAAACGGTAACTTTGAACAGTACATTCAATGGAGAGAATTGCTATGCATTTTCGCAAGAGGTGTCGACTATATCGATCCAGACGCGAAGAATGTCTTGGTTGAcacaatcttcaagtatGTTGAAGCCAATGGTTACAAAAATAGTTTCATTGCAGAATTCGCGTCTTTGGTTTTTGCGTTGGCTAAATCAACTGTTGACATAAATAAACAAATAGGCGACTGGGTACATAAGTCTATGTTGTACatcaccaagaagttcgCAGAAAGCTCGCAATTGTCATTCAATTttaacaacttcttgaaagagATGCAAAAAGTGATTATTAGGTTACCGGATTTATCACTTTCGGTATGGAAGCTTGCACCCATCGCAATTATGAATACCCAGTTGGAGGTTCTCTTTAGGCATTCCCAATGGATTAAAGAGGATCTGTATGTAGAATATGCCAATATTGTAATCATGACTGCACTGAAGAATATCATTGACTACGAAAAATTGTTGCAAATTTTCATTAACAATGAATCGTCCTGTCTTACGGGATTACCTACGGCCGAAAATGCAAGAGTGAGGTATTTGTCAGCTTTGGTCCTTCataatcttttcttctttgacaGCGCTACGAATTCCACCTTAGTTTTACTTGAGAAAGTAATGCTTTTGTACCTAGGATCTATTCAAGCAGCCGATTTATTGCTCAAAGACATTCTTGTGAAGATTGAATCTCACATATCCAAATCGTGGATGGTCAAAGTGGCCAACTGGGACttcgttgaagaaatgacAAGCAATGACATTGAACTAGTAGGTGAAGAAAGATTAATTCTTAAGGATAAGTCTGACTTTGTGGTTTCGCTCAATAAGAATTATGTGAAAAATACTATTTTGTACCGCAGGgatttcgcaaccattcCGAACACGGGCAATATCCTGGCTGCTGCTAAGTGGGATAAATATGTTGAGTTCTATAACAAGGTAGATGTAAATGTTGAGGGGTCCTTCCAGTCGACGGTCTATGATCCTGAATTCTTGATGATGCTTATAATCAATAACGATGAATTGGTATCATTCCaaaaaacagaagaaactgcTGATGTCGCACTTGTTGGTGCCAAACTTAATATCAAGAGATTGATCGATTCGTCGCTTTTGCAATTCATTGTCGTTCAGCTCGGTAATCCTCAAGTGAGGAATATTTCTCAAATTTTGCTTGCTGGAGTGTTGAAATCTCTTGAGcaaactgaaaatttcaaggATAAGAATATTTTCAAAGTTTATGTTGCCAACATTTTGAACACAGTGAGAAAGCAGGAGCTGAGGTTGCCGTCCTTGAATTGGTATATTTATTCCAGTTTCGTGCCTATATTGGTCAATCCGGGGCATATATTGTACGAAAAAGTGTTTAGATATGTTTTGTCTAATCCTTCTCTTAAACGCAGTGATATTCCATTGTACATCAGCATTGTGACGTCGAAGGCCGATGATTCAGATGCTGAGAATGACGAATCATACTACAAACAAATTACATGGCTacttgaaaagttgattgaaGGAACCGGCACCAAGGAAgatttggatttgatcaagttcagAAGTGTCGTTGAATGGATTATGAATTTGACAAACTCTCCTTACATAACCATGAAGATCAAATCCATGATcctcaagttcttgtttgttGTGCAAGGCATCGACCAAGGATCAGACATGCTCATTACCAGATTTGGCATATTGACCAATTTGGAACAGCTTATGGCAAACAATGTCTCCGCAGCAAATGAATTgcttgaatttcaattgaaattgaacattGACCAATTAGTTGTTCGTTTTGGAATCAGTGTTGGTTCCAGCAAAAGAATTAAGGAATGGACAGGCGATGACTTACCTGCTTATGTCAAGAGAGTATGTTCAGAACCAGTTATTTCAAAGTAA
- a CDS encoding predicted protein: PVYAVACATNTTLQMTLQDTILRDSNNRIGSIVSGHQFQFDGPVPQHGAIYAAGWYITEHAQLALGNSTEFYQCASGDFYNLYHEPIGLQCNPVVLDVVELIEC, encoded by the coding sequence CCTGTTTACGCTGTTGCTTGTGCCACCAACACAACATTGCAGATGACTCTTCAAGATACCATCTTGAgagattccaacaacagaatCGGGTCTATTGTTTCAGGACATCAGTTTCAATTCGATGGTCCTGTCCCACAACATGGTGCTATTTATGCTGCAGGTTGGTACATCACCGAACACGCCCAGTTAGCCTTAGGAAACTCTACTGAGTTCTACCAATGTGCTTCGGGtgatttctacaatttgTACCATGAGCCCATTGGATTGCAATGTAATCCTGTTGTCTTGGATGTCGTCGAGTTGATTGAATGTTAA
- a CDS encoding predicted protein (go_function protein kinase activity; ATP binding~go_process protein amino acid phosphorylation) translates to YPDLPSHYRLISVLGEGAFSTVYKAVDTKQNDLTVAIKVINKANLSAKQYHNIKNEILIMKRASAQPHPNIIKLLHSVNTHDHCFLVLEYCNGGEIFNKIIEYTYFSEPLSRHVFKQLVSAIDHLHKNDIVHRDIKPENLLFLKIPYFARSTEEFKSVLRKSDDGSKVDEGEFQPSVGGGTIGIIKLADFGLAKQLMPRVNSSTNLKTPCGTAGYTAPEVITCNSSDGGKKKLFFNNASKKNYYSKSVDIWSLGCLLYTILCGFPPFYDDDSNQLTTKIINGDFVFLKPWWDEISNEAKDLITRMLNTDPEERITVEEIWQHPWVRVEEEDVPQHYFEAVEQKYEVMHIENNESDKSDPDHLTFKLPNQPLQSPRAQAIRKVFDNHAIMESLEQDEEDSKNIQYFAYDEEDEEEEPEFIENVLSKGEKHKVYPKSPNPISLNFKDVFSIKKSAFSHGLEYSDDEDDDADDDNDEDSELEDQVTSLNPTEFSGLKRKKDEFSSANSSSENDLDYQTRSSSIISGINGEFKFTLSLNDSNLITRRRSSTI, encoded by the exons TACCCAGACTTACCCTCGCACTACAGACTCATCTCAGTGCTTGGAGAAGGTGCCTTTTCCACCGTATACAAGGCTGTCGACACCAAACAGAATGACTTGACAGTTGCCATTAAAGTCATCAACAAGGCTAACCTCTCAGCCAAACAGTACCACAACATCAAAAACGAAATACTCATCATGAAACGGGCCAGCGCCCAGCCACATCCCAACATCATCAAACTATTGCATTCCGTCAACACTCACGACCACTGCTTCCTCGTATTGGAATACTGCAACGGCGGTgagatcttcaacaagattaTCGAGTACACCTACTTTTCCGAGCCCTTGTCACGCCATGTGTTCAAGCAGTTGGTGTCTGCCATCGACCATTTGCATAAGAACGACATCGTTCATCGTGACATCAAGCCAGAGAATCTACTCTTCCTCAAGATCCCATACTTTGCCCGCTCAACTGAAGAGTTCAAGCTGGTTTTGCGTAAATCAGACGATGGTTCTAAAGTAGACGAAGGTGAGTTTCAACCCAGTGTAGGCGGGGGCACCATTGGCATCATCAAACTCGCTGATTTTGGTCTTGCTAAACAGTTGATGCCTCGCGTAAACTCTtcaaccaacttgaagaccCCCTGCGGAACAGCTGGTTACACGGCGCCCGAGGTAATAACCTGTAATTCTAGTGATggtggaaagaagaaactcttcttcaacaacgcATCTAAGAAGAATTACTACTCTAAGTCTGTGGATATCTGGTCTTTAGGCTGTTTGCTCTATACCATTCTCTGCGGCTTTCCTCCTTTCTACGACGACGACTCCAACCAATTGACAACCAAGATTATCAACGGAGactttgttttcttgaagCCATGGTGGGACGAAATCAGCAACGAAGCCAAGGACTTAATTACCCGGATGTTGAACActgatccagaagaaagaattaCCGTAGAAGAAATCTGGCAACACCCATGGGTCAGAG tagaagaagaggatgtTCCTCAACATTACTTCGAGGCTGTTGAACAGAAGTACGAGGTTATGCATATCGAAAACAACGAGTCGGACAAGTCTGATCCAGACCACTTAACCTTTAAGTTACCCAACCAGCCATTGCAGTCCCCTAGAGCTCAAGCAATCAGGAAAGTATTTGACAATCATGCTATCATGGAATCGCTTGAACAGGACGAGGAGGACTCTAAAAACATTCAGTACTTTGCCtatgacgaagaagacgaagaggagGAGCCGGAATTCATCGAGAATGTCCTTCTGAAAGGGGAAAAACACAAGGTTTACCCAAAGTCCCCTAATCCCATCtctctcaacttcaagGATGTGTTCAGTATCAAAAAGAGTGCATTTTCACATGGTCTTGAGTACAgtgacgatgaagatgacgatgcTGACGATGACAACGACGAGGATTCAGAACTCGAAGACCAGGTTACGAGCTTGAATCCTACTGAATTTTCGGGTTTGAAACGTAAAA aagatgagttTTCTAGTGCCAACTCGTCTTCAGAAAATGATCTTGATTATCAAACAAGATCGTCATCGATAATTTCCGGAATAAACGGAGAGTTCAAATTCACCCTCAGTTTGAATGattccaacttgatcactagaagaagatcctCCACCATC
- a CDS encoding predicted protein — IGKLAHYSFDLVLISIILAGIHRNTGLVFDTSSFSSVDFRRWFGNYLAFGEKCYDSTVSFLKMTGYFKQRNLVYDYVQREAGKVLKEQTGRDINDLQKNQ; from the coding sequence ATTGGAAAGCTTGCACATTATTCGTTTGATTTAGTTTTGATTTCTATCATCTTAGCTGGAATCCACCGTAACACAGGATTGGTGTTTGACACCTCCAGTTTTTCGTCTGTGGATTTTCGTAGATGGTTTGGAAACTATTTGGCCTTTGGTGAAAAATGTTACGATTCTACCGTgtcgttcttgaagatgactgGCTACTTCAAGCAAAGAAACTTGGTGTATGATTACGTGCAAAGAGAAGCAGGCAAAGTGTTGAAGGAACAAACGGGAAGAGACATAAACGaccttcagaagaatcaatAA
- a CDS encoding predicted protein, protein MSENSRQAQLVESFKNAINIEQKSDVLVTNSYLTSYPPKQLARLGLAVVNLIVNNVRTGLGGKTIIELGVDPALKKDSSDEIQVGTLRVGDIKALANSSKKKENVKTDLTDESLDAVVIKMNQTSIAVSVEEDSTDEKVLNLYNNSSNDNTRMWLVKLSNSITYKRLISTMNKLGEMGDSEKNYITRLLLGESVYSPLVKVTKMADDLFFNNQLNQSQKDAISFAVNDSPITIIHGPPGTGKTYTLIELIKQLVFNHGEKVLVCGPSNISVDTILERLSPVFRGGLIRIGHPARLLAGNLQHSLDILSKTNYGGGESSGNKEILRDIEKDIGETLGKIKKSKRYAERRALWADLKVLKKELRVREKKIVSDLLLHADVILSTLHGAGAYELTSLYKEESQNFGADNPFFDTIIIDEVSQSLEPQCWIPLVNHLGFKRLVIAGDNMQLPPTVKSKDEIESLISSMSLEQSKVANLEHTLFDRLVQDHNGDAFKKLLDTQYRMNENIMKFPSRELYEEKLRAHESVRDISLLDLKGVADSDETRAMCIWYDTQGGDFPEKSSDEDAKSLADSTGSKFNEMEALVVTQHIKKLLESGVAPEHIGVISPYNAQVSVLKKIIQKGGSRIEISTVDGFQGREKEVIIISLVRSNDNREIGFLKDKRRLNVAMTRPKRQLCVIGDLELMSTCGVKFLHNWCQFVEGSGDQTEFEIIYPDLGDF, encoded by the exons ATGAGCGAGAATTCTCGACAGGCTCAATTGGTCGAGTCATTCAAGAATGCCATCAATATCGAACAAAAGTCTGATGTTCTTGTGACCAATTCATATTTAACCTCATATCCGCCAAAACAATTAGCCCGCTTAGGCCTTGCTGTTGTCAATTTGATAGTCAACAATGTTCGAACTGGTCTTGGTGGCAAAACGATAATCGAATTGGGTGTAGACCCTGCTCTCAAAAAGGATTCTTCGGATGAAATCCAAGTGGGTACACTTAGAGTAGGAGATATA AAAGCATTGGCTAATTCGtctaagaagaaagaaaatgtcaaaaCGGATTTAACAGACGAATCTCTAGATGCCGTAGTAATTAAGATGAACCAGACTTCAATTGCTGTTTCAGTCGAAGAGGACTCTACGGACGAAAAAGTGCTTAATTTATacaacaactcttccaacGATAATACTCGAATGTGGTTGGTCAAGCTTTCTAACTCTATTACGTACAAGAGGTTGATATCGACGATGAACAAATTGGGCGAGATGGGTGACTCAGAGAAGAACTACATCACCAGACTTTTATTGGGAGAATCGGTGTATTCTCCTCTAGTGAAAGTGACCAAAATGGCCGATGACTTGTTTTTCAATAATCAACTTAATCAATCCCAGAAGGATGCTATTAGTTTTGCAGTAAACGATTCTCCAATAACAATCATCCACGGGCCTCCTGGCACAGGAAAAACATACACTTTGATAGAGTTGATCAAACAGTTGGTCTTCAATCATGGAGAAAAGGTCTTGGTCTGTGGACCATCCAACATTTCTGTAGATACAATTTTGGAAAGGCTATCGCCAGTATTCAGAGGTGGA CTTATTAGAATAGGCCATCCCGCACGTTTGCTAGCTGGTAATCTTCAGCACTCTTTAGATATTCTCTCTAAAACCAATTATGGTGGAGGAGAAAGTAGTGGAAACAAGGAAATCCTTAGAGACATAGAAAAGGATATTGGTGAGACTTTAGgcaagatcaagaagagcAAACGATACGCAGAGAGAAGAGCTTTGTGGGCAGATCTAAAAGTGctcaagaaagaattaCGAGTTcgagagaagaaaatagtTCTGGATCTCTTGCTCCATGCCGACGTTATATTGAGTACATTGCATGGTGCTGGGGCATATGAATTAACTTCGCTATATAAGGAAGAATCTCAAAATTTTGGTGCTGACAATCCGTTTTTTGACACAATAATAATAGATGAAGTTTCACAATCACTAGAGCCACAATGCTGGATTCCACTTGTGAATCATCTAGGGTTCAAGAGGTTGGTGATCGCCGGTGACAATATGCAACTACCCCCTACAGTCAAGTCTAAAGATGAAATAGAATCCTTGATCAGCTCCATGTCCTTGGAACAATCCAAGGTTGCGAACTTGGAGCATACATTGTTTGATAGATTAGTACAAGATCATAATGGAGATGCCTTTAAGAAATTGTTGGATACCCAATACCGAATGAATGAAAATATTATGAAATTTCCATCAAGGGAACTTTACGAAGAGAAATTGCGAGCGCATGAATCGGTTAGAGACATTTCATTACTCGACTTGAAGGGAGTAGCAGATAGCGATGAGACCAGGGCCATGTGCATTTGGTACGATACACAGGGTGGTGATTTTCCGGAAAAATCCAGTGATGAAGATGCAAAAAGTCTAGCTGACTCTACAGGATCAAAATTCAACGAGATGGAAGCACTCGTAGTCACCCAGCATATTAAAAAATTACTTGAATCAGGAGTTGCACCAGAGCATATTGGGGTTATTTCGCCATACAATGCGCAGGTAAGtgttttgaagaaaataatcCAGA AAGGAGGAAGCCGAATCGAGATCTCTACGGTCGATGGGTTCCAGGGCAGAGAAAAGGAAGTGATTATCATCTCGCTTGTAAGAAGCAACGACAACCGTGAGATCGGGTTTCTCAAAGATAAACGTAGATTAAACGTAGCTATGACTCGGCCCAAGCGGCAGTTGTGTGTAATTGGCGATTTGGAATTAATGAGCACATGTGGTGTGAAGTTCCTTCACAACTGGTGCCAGTTTGTGGAAGGCTCTGGAGACCAAACAGAATTTGAGATTATTTATCCCGATCTTGGAGACTTCTAG
- a CDS encoding predicted protein (go_component extracellular region), with protein MRFFTFALFSLLSVVFADIVYVTQTHIVTVLDGVTTIFINGQTPAATTSSVSTKAQARVIVTTVVDGNDATTAPAPAPAPTTSATAAAAPAPAPSPASSAAPANDFGSADKDFAQSILDAHNQKRADHGVSALTWSDDLYQYAQNYANGYSCSGSLVHSGGKYGENLAVGYSSGVTAFDAWYVEGDDYNYNAATQWDHFTQVVWKGTTQLGCAYKDCSAENWGKYVICSYNPPGNVIGQIKENVLPLV; from the coding sequence ATGAGATTTTTTACCTTCGCTCTTTTCTCGCTCTTGAGCGTGGTCTTTGCCGACATTGTCTACGTCACTCAGACTCACATAGTCACCGTTCTCGACGGTGTTACCACTATTTTTATCAATGGCCAGACCCCAGCCGCAACTACCTCGTCTGTTTCCACAAAGGCCCAGGCCAGAGTCATCGTCACAACCGTTGTTGACGGTAACGATGCTACTACTGCTCCAGCTCCTGCACCTGCACCAACCACTTCGgctactgctgctgcagcTCCTGCTCCAGCTCCTTCTCCAGCATCCTCCGCAGCTCCAGCCAACGACTTTGGCAGTGCTGACAAGGATTTCGCCCAGTCAATCTTGGATGCCCATAACCAGAAGAGAGCCGACCATGGTGTCAGTGCCTTGACCTGGAGTGACGACCTCTATCAGTATGCTCAGAACTATGCCAACGGCTACCTGTGTTCTGGTAGCTTGGTCCACTCCGGTGGTAAGTACGGTGAAAACTTGGCTGTCGGATACCTGAGCGGTGTCACTGCCTTTGATGCCTGGTACGTGGAAGGTGACgactacaactacaacgCCGCCACTCAATGGGACCACTTTACCCAAGTTGTCTGGAAGGGTACTACCCAGCTTGGTTGTGCCTACAAGGACTGCTCGGCTGAAAACTGGGGCAAGTACGTTATCTGCTCCTACAACCCTCCTGGAAATGTTATCGGTCAAATCAAGGAAAATGTTCTTCCTTTGGTTTAA
- a CDS encoding predicted protein (go_function electron transporter activity~go_process electron transport), protein QSRFISTEIKDAIDKAVASSPVVLFMKGTPEFPQCGFSRATIQMLGQQGVDPEKFAAYNVLEDPELRDGIKEYSSWPTIPQLYVNKEFVGGCDIVMSMAQSGELAELLEANDALVPEDVEEEPQAANVKPSERS, encoded by the coding sequence CAATCCAGATTTATCTCGACTGAAATTAAAGATGCTATAGACAAGGCTGTGGCCAGCTCACCTGTAGTATTGTTTATGAAGGGTACACCTGAGTTCCCACAATGTGGTTTCTCTAGAGCTACTATACAGATGTTAGGTCAACAGGGTGTTGATCCTGAGAAGTTTGCTGCCTACAATGTTTTGGAAGATCCAGAATTAAGAGATGGAATCAAGGAATACAGCTCATGGCCCACCATTCCACAATTGTATGTGAACAAGGAGTTTGTTGGAGGTTGTGATATTGTCATGAGCATGGCACAGAGTGGAGAATTGGCTGAATTATTAGAAGCCAACGATGCTTTGGTTCCTGAGGAtgtcgaagaagaaccgCAAGCTGCCAACGTCAAGCCATCTGAAAGATCATAG